The following coding sequences are from one Cryomorphaceae bacterium 1068 window:
- a CDS encoding efflux RND transporter periplasmic adaptor subunit, which translates to MNSYIKNYTTPLLKTWSIGSLFVAASLFIVSCGNSVNKEEGEELEEEHVEEVLFSTQQFQSLRMKVDTLPLRNISSYVDANGQLEVPPQNEAAVTAVIGANIISIKVIEGDKIKKGQVLAYLNHPDLIKLQTDYINSWNQLQYIDKEYQRQKTLYDEKVGSGKEFQKTQADYQSMKGTVVGYEAQLRLLGLSLMKIQQGEIYDQVPVSTPISGYVRHVNVKTGQYVQPQTEMFEIVNIDHIHTDLTVFEKDIHKVKEGQKVKFSIESLPGKELEATIYSVGKAFEQDPKAIHLHAEIHNKEGLLIPGMYVRGRIIIDDVRCYALPEAAVIRDGDKYFIFTAEKKDEDGEVEWEFVPEEIIVGAMDNGWIEVKLLQPLEEGTTVAWNNAYYLLAEMKKGELGDDD; encoded by the coding sequence ATGAACTCTTACATAAAAAATTACACTACTCCATTGTTAAAGACTTGGAGTATTGGCAGCTTGTTCGTTGCAGCAAGTTTATTCATTGTATCGTGTGGAAACTCGGTGAATAAAGAAGAAGGGGAAGAACTAGAAGAAGAACATGTTGAAGAAGTACTCTTTTCTACCCAGCAATTTCAATCGCTAAGAATGAAGGTAGATACTTTACCACTTCGCAACATCTCCTCCTATGTGGATGCAAACGGACAATTGGAAGTACCCCCACAAAATGAAGCAGCGGTTACAGCCGTCATAGGTGCGAACATTATCAGCATTAAAGTAATTGAAGGCGATAAAATAAAAAAAGGACAGGTACTGGCATACCTCAACCATCCTGACCTGATTAAACTACAAACCGATTACATCAATAGCTGGAACCAACTTCAATACATTGATAAAGAATACCAGCGTCAAAAGACGCTCTATGATGAAAAAGTAGGGTCAGGAAAAGAATTTCAGAAAACACAGGCGGATTACCAGTCAATGAAAGGAACGGTAGTAGGTTATGAAGCACAGTTAAGACTATTGGGATTGAGCCTTATGAAAATACAGCAAGGTGAAATCTACGATCAAGTACCAGTATCCACTCCTATTTCAGGATACGTACGACATGTAAATGTAAAAACAGGCCAATATGTACAGCCACAAACCGAGATGTTTGAAATCGTCAATATAGATCACATCCATACCGATTTAACGGTGTTTGAAAAAGACATACACAAGGTAAAAGAAGGCCAGAAAGTTAAGTTTTCTATTGAATCCTTGCCAGGAAAAGAACTGGAAGCAACCATTTATTCAGTAGGTAAAGCATTCGAGCAAGACCCTAAGGCCATTCACCTTCATGCAGAAATTCATAATAAGGAAGGATTGCTTATTCCCGGTATGTATGTGCGGGGACGTATCATAATTGATGACGTTCGTTGTTATGCTCTGCCTGAAGCTGCTGTAATTAGAGATGGTGATAAATATTTCATTTTCACGGCTGAGAAGAAAGATGAAGATGGTGAAGTTGAGTGGGAATTTGTACCGGAGGAAATTATTGTTGGAGCAATGGATAACGGTTGGATAGAAGTTAAACTTCTCCAACCATTAGAAGAAGGTACAACTGTCGCTTGGAACAATGCATATTACTTATTAGCAGAAATGAAAAAGGGTGAGCTGGGAGATGATGATTAA